One window of the Eucalyptus grandis isolate ANBG69807.140 chromosome 6, ASM1654582v1, whole genome shotgun sequence genome contains the following:
- the LOC104446951 gene encoding E3 ubiquitin-protein ligase PUB23 → MEEVEIPSFFVCPISLQLMKDPITVPTGITYDRESIEKWFFSVKKSTCPVTKQAIPDCELTPNHTLRRLIQSWCTLNAAHGIERIPTPRSPISKSQIAKLLREAKSPEMQNKCLKRLRSIATENATNRCCMEAAGAADFLAALVKNETSASNCGSLEVTSRPLDEALALLYHLQLSEASLKNLISDGGVFVDSLTRIMQSGTCDSRAYAVMLLKSMFEVADIIQLSSLRMELFVEVVRLLRDQVSQKATKSALKLLIRACQMGRNRVKAGEASAVPVLIDLLLDSRNEWQSEMILMLLDVLCQCAEGRAELLEHGAGITIVSKKILRVSETASERGVRILLSISKFSATPSIVQEMLQVGVAAKLCLVLQVEGTSKTKEKAREILKLHARAWKSSPCIPAEFLSFYPA, encoded by the coding sequence ATGGAGGAAGTCGAAATTCCCTCGTTCTTCGTATGCCCGATTTCTCTCCAGCTAATGAAGGACCCCATCACGGTGCCGACTGGGATAACGTACGACCGCGAGAGCATCGAGAAGTGGTTTTTCTCCGTCAAGAAAAGCACGTGCCCTGTGACGAAGCAAGCGATTCCAGACTGCGAATTGACGCCTAACCACACGCTCCGGCGGCTCATCCAGTCATGGTGCACCCTCAATGCTGCGCACGGCATTGAAAGGATTCCGACCCCAAGATCTCCGATAAGCAAGTCCCAGATTGCTAAGCTCCTCCGTGAGGCCAAGTCCCCGGAGATGCAAAACAAGTGCCTCAAAAGACTACGGTCGATTGCCACCGAGAACGCCACTAATCGATGCTGCATGGAAGCCGCTGGTGCCGCCGACTTCTTGGCAGCACTAGTGAAAAATGAAACCTCCGCGTCCAATTGTGGCAGTTTAGAGGTCACAAGTAGACCGCTTGATGAGGCTCTGGCCTTACTATATCACCTACAACTCTCGGAAGCCAGCCTTAAGAATCTCATAAGCGACGGCGGAGTGTTTGTGGACTCGTTGACTCGAATCATGCAGAGCGGAACCTGTGACTCTAGAGCATACGCAGTCATGTTGCTAAAGTCGATGTTTGAAGTTGCTGATATTATTCAACTCTCAAGTTTGAGGATGGAATTGTTTGTCGAAGTAGTTCGACTTTTGCGTGATCAAGTCTCGCAGAAGGCAACGAAATCTGCGTTGAAACTGCTTATCCGAGCCTGCCAGATGGGTAGGAACCGAGTCAAAGCCGGGGAAGCCAGCGCCGTGCCAGTCTTGATCGATCTTCTTCTGGATTCACGCAACGAATGGCAGAGCGAAATGATCCTTATGCTTTTGGACGTGCTGTGCCAATGCGCAGAGGGAAGAGCCGAATTGTTGGAGCACGGAGCGGGGATCACCATCGTGTCAAAGAAAATACTAAGGGTTTCAGAGACAGCGAGCGAGAGAGGTGTCAGGATTCTCTTGTCCATCTCCAAGTTCTCGGCGACACCGAGCATCGTCCAAGAGATGTTGCAAGTAGGCGTTGCTGCGAAGTTGTGTCTAGTCCTCCAAGTTGAGGGCACAAGCAAGACCAAGGAAAAGGCGAGAGAGATTCTCAAATTGCATGCCCGTGCATGGAAGAGCTCTCCATGTATTCCTGCTgagttcctttctttttatccaGCATGA